The Candidatus Limnocylindria bacterium genome has a window encoding:
- a CDS encoding TetR/AcrR family transcriptional regulator, with product MPHLKRRPTGSTRERVLQAADRLWGEKGVRGASLADIAREAAVTKPTVYYYFTDKSALFTAMVCSVLEEHGGALKLSARRGGRARDRLISALAYLIGARCSAPRLLRDGGVTLTVDQNSQARSAFFRHFFSPLQQILDDGVQAGELRQMDTAFAAQALLNLLDPWTGREPLPGGREPQELATDIVGLIVDGIGV from the coding sequence GTGCCGCACCTGAAGCGCCGGCCGACCGGGTCGACCCGAGAGCGCGTGCTTCAGGCGGCCGACCGCCTCTGGGGAGAGAAGGGCGTTCGAGGCGCTTCTCTCGCTGATATCGCGCGCGAGGCCGCCGTTACGAAGCCGACCGTCTACTACTACTTCACGGACAAGAGCGCGCTCTTCACGGCGATGGTCTGCAGCGTTCTGGAGGAGCACGGCGGCGCGCTGAAGTTGTCGGCACGCCGTGGCGGCCGCGCACGCGATCGGCTGATCTCCGCGCTGGCCTATCTGATCGGTGCCCGCTGCAGCGCCCCGCGGCTCTTGCGCGATGGCGGTGTGACTCTCACGGTCGACCAGAACAGCCAGGCGCGCAGTGCCTTCTTCAGGCACTTCTTCTCGCCCCTGCAGCAGATCCTCGACGACGGCGTTCAGGCCGGTGAGCTGCGGCAGATGGACACCGCGTTCGCCGCACAGGCGCTCCTCAACCTCCTCGATCCGTGGACGGGGCGCGAACCCTTGCCTGGTGGACGCGAGCCGCAGGAGCTGGCGACCGACATCGTGGGTCTGATCGTCGACGGCATCGGGGTCTAG